A part of Leptospira congkakensis genomic DNA contains:
- a CDS encoding DUF1398 domain-containing protein: MTNLTTKLTEAQKFAMSIRPKVGGFPILAEVLREAGVLMNRWYLPSCQAIYIMKEGSVVQQGNPLVLGVHEIPKFHREDLIKAIRTDQEGKSTFPEFLKATWEAGVVGYDADFTNRKVIYYGVNGESYLEEYPAVTVER, translated from the coding sequence ATGACCAACCTAACAACAAAACTAACTGAAGCACAAAAATTTGCGATGTCCATTCGTCCGAAAGTAGGCGGGTTCCCAATCTTAGCGGAAGTTCTAAGAGAAGCCGGCGTTCTTATGAATCGATGGTATCTTCCTTCTTGCCAAGCCATCTACATAATGAAAGAAGGCTCAGTTGTCCAACAAGGAAATCCACTTGTGTTAGGAGTCCATGAAATTCCGAAGTTTCACAGAGAAGATTTAATTAAGGCAATCCGGACTGACCAAGAAGGAAAAAGTACATTCCCTGAATTTTTAAAGGCAACTTGGGAAGCGGGTGTAGTAGGATACGATGCCGATTTTACTAATAGAAAAGTAATTTATTACGGCGTGAATGGTGAAAGTTATTTAGAAGAATATCCTGCGGTGACTGTCGAAAGATAA
- the rimP gene encoding ribosome maturation factor RimP yields MESFGNGLVYTEENIRELILRVLAPPLALFSLQVQNRKNHALIEIELDHLSDKTGSASLEDCETVSRRLKEELDLWGEEFDFTLQVSSAGAERVLRLPEDLSRFQGLLVKLEVPLEAGKWDKRLYRLGPVSGDSVELTLYDRKTRHKKNQKSVSMPIAEIRKGNLYLEI; encoded by the coding sequence TTGGAATCTTTTGGAAATGGTTTGGTATATACCGAGGAAAACATCAGAGAACTTATTTTACGTGTTCTCGCTCCACCTCTAGCGCTTTTTTCGCTCCAAGTACAGAATCGGAAAAACCACGCCCTCATTGAGATTGAACTGGATCATCTCTCAGACAAAACTGGCTCCGCTAGTTTAGAAGACTGTGAGACTGTGTCTAGGAGACTCAAAGAGGAGCTGGATTTATGGGGAGAGGAATTTGATTTCACTCTCCAAGTCTCCTCCGCGGGAGCAGAACGTGTTTTGCGTCTGCCGGAGGATTTAAGTCGTTTCCAAGGACTTTTAGTAAAACTAGAAGTGCCGCTGGAAGCAGGGAAATGGGACAAACGATTGTATCGTTTGGGACCGGTTTCTGGGGATTCAGTTGAGCTTACGCTTTACGATCGTAAAACTCGACACAAAAAGAACCAAAAATCGGTATCTATGCCCATCGCAGAAATACGAAAGGGAAATTTGTATTTAGAAATTTAA
- a CDS encoding LIC13411 family adhesin, which produces MRLIIIVLFSIFNCASFGNYFQNRKDDLADIPVIGIEENVFGVSAWAWCFGGGMQYGKNGLGVGIRSGVIGYYKTGGRGSRIYVSTYENSDLSLNQGNSFVVLNSNSHLPKVDEPRTKKKAFSKFNTNIIFPLGATQSSTGEIIGKWCDSPISVEMSFGIYYGIRVGFNFSEAFDFLVGVTTIDIQEDDINK; this is translated from the coding sequence ATGAGACTTATAATCATAGTGCTTTTTTCGATTTTTAATTGTGCTTCATTCGGTAATTATTTTCAAAATCGAAAAGATGACCTTGCGGATATTCCTGTGATAGGAATTGAGGAAAATGTTTTCGGTGTATCGGCATGGGCTTGGTGCTTTGGGGGTGGTATGCAGTATGGAAAGAACGGGTTGGGTGTTGGTATCAGGAGCGGCGTAATTGGATATTATAAAACTGGGGGAAGGGGGAGCCGTATATATGTTTCTACCTATGAAAATTCTGATTTATCTCTCAACCAAGGAAATTCGTTTGTTGTATTGAATTCGAATTCGCATCTTCCAAAAGTTGATGAACCCAGAACTAAAAAAAAAGCGTTTTCTAAATTCAATACCAATATCATTTTTCCATTGGGAGCTACTCAATCTTCTACTGGAGAAATTATCGGAAAATGGTGTGATTCTCCGATATCAGTAGAGATGTCCTTCGGGATATATTATGGAATTCGGGTTGGTTTTAATTTTTCAGAAGCTTTTGATTTTTTGGTTGGAGTTACGACAATTGACATTCAAGAAGATGATATAAATAAATAA
- a CDS encoding LIC_12708 family protein, with amino-acid sequence MRTLYLFLTLIFSVSCLRFRVENLKEEILFRIPLGQTNESFEGVVVNQVLTNVPLTIPNSSNISAMADNKQAVIKLFDRNGRLDATLGNPDFKPNSGIPHYPFRFGGIGIVAMNEDGDLIVQNRISSKGMELPQGQENLYKTYSGAFSTQGTTVLPSFLVQISQKGVVKFMLGASGKNSEPFRYIEFILPGEGEKLFVYHRIAEEMRLSYFEEGELKGNLKESGLDVFASNDSKEYDITLDKLLPHPEGEYVLGSFSYYSKKDKRFKFRRIFRFVFDSKSSEFLKEIQDPSEILFSIRNNGEFYIWETEDGGNAARLQVHDKEGNHINNKRIPFSSPRGQWRETYTDAFDNIYSVRIRAGALEVYRWI; translated from the coding sequence ATGCGAACCCTTTATCTTTTCCTCACCCTCATCTTTTCCGTATCCTGCCTTCGTTTCCGAGTGGAAAACTTAAAAGAAGAAATCCTATTCCGCATCCCATTGGGACAAACAAATGAGAGTTTTGAGGGTGTTGTGGTGAACCAAGTACTCACCAACGTTCCATTGACCATCCCCAACTCCTCCAATATTAGCGCAATGGCGGATAATAAACAAGCCGTAATCAAACTTTTTGACAGAAATGGAAGGCTTGATGCCACACTAGGAAACCCTGATTTTAAACCCAATTCAGGAATTCCTCATTATCCATTTCGATTTGGCGGGATTGGAATCGTAGCCATGAACGAAGATGGAGACTTAATCGTACAAAATCGGATTTCATCTAAGGGAATGGAACTTCCCCAAGGCCAAGAAAACCTATACAAAACGTATAGTGGTGCCTTTTCTACTCAAGGAACGACAGTTCTTCCATCATTCCTTGTACAAATTTCACAAAAAGGTGTCGTGAAATTTATGTTAGGGGCTTCTGGAAAAAATTCAGAACCCTTTCGTTATATTGAATTCATCCTCCCCGGGGAAGGCGAAAAATTATTTGTCTACCACCGCATTGCAGAAGAAATGCGACTTTCTTATTTTGAAGAAGGAGAACTCAAAGGGAACTTAAAAGAATCAGGGCTTGATGTATTTGCAAGTAACGATTCCAAAGAATATGACATCACTCTAGACAAACTCCTCCCACATCCAGAAGGTGAGTATGTTCTCGGATCGTTTAGTTATTATTCCAAAAAAGACAAACGGTTTAAGTTCAGAAGGATATTTCGTTTTGTTTTTGATTCCAAAAGTTCTGAATTTTTAAAAGAAATCCAAGACCCATCAGAGATTTTATTTTCCATTCGTAACAACGGTGAATTTTATATTTGGGAAACGGAAGACGGTGGGAATGCAGCAAGGCTCCAAGTCCACGATAAAGAAGGAAACCATATCAATAACAAAAGGATTCCTTTTTCAAGTCCCCGTGGCCAATGGCGAGAAACCTATACAGATGCTTTCGATAATATTTATTCAGTTCGAATTCGTGCAGGTGCCCTCGAAGTGTATCGTTGGATCTAA
- a CDS encoding MarR family winged helix-turn-helix transcriptional regulator, with product MPKKQNLEPSHLKSHLGYHLRVVSNAVSHSFAGKLAALDVTVAEWVILREMYSYETNTSPSVVAEITGLSRGAVSKLIDRLLNKGLVSREEASEDRRYQDIKLTNKGTKLVPKLSEIADENDFIFFSHLSEQEKDQLRKTLIKLTKLNKLNLNPIE from the coding sequence ATGCCCAAAAAACAAAATCTAGAACCAAGCCACCTGAAATCCCATCTGGGCTACCATTTACGGGTTGTCTCCAATGCTGTTTCGCATTCTTTTGCGGGGAAACTTGCTGCTTTGGATGTGACTGTGGCCGAATGGGTGATCCTTCGGGAAATGTATTCTTATGAAACCAACACTTCACCTAGTGTTGTGGCTGAAATCACAGGACTCAGTCGGGGAGCTGTATCCAAACTCATCGACAGACTACTCAACAAAGGACTTGTAAGTCGCGAAGAAGCAAGTGAAGATCGTCGTTACCAAGATATCAAATTAACCAATAAAGGAACAAAACTGGTTCCCAAACTCTCAGAGATCGCAGATGAAAACGATTTTATTTTTTTTTCCCATCTCTCGGAACAAGAGAAAGACCAACTCCGAAAGACTCTTATCAAACTAACGAAATTAAACAAACTAAACTTAAACCCAATTGAATGA
- a CDS encoding NAD(P)H-hydrate epimerase, whose protein sequence is MKQKPLFTNQESKAIDSLTTKELGFSEGTLMGMAALSVFHANEDLWKTAESIWILCGTGGNGGDGYALAHTLFQEGYSVRCFATSPNKSEAGKFYETLVSKTLGVIGNLDDFYKEWEEAKEDSVLLVDALLGTGFQNELSEELTELIETINDSDVFFYRLSLDSPSGWNPYAIGKSEEPNTFVYADSIEELGTRKWENVGFIYEKDAIIPRYYESIGFPIRTHLSKVTFSNRYYLEADPESAIQILKRKNKDHKYSAGSALFYGGSDGMEGAILLSEQAFSRLGGGISKIFSPSLKISSFVLKEDLSKMTKTSSLAETLEDPFLKKTKTIVVGPGLTQYPNDLGGWKVPEELRLILDAGAIPTKGSSLPKGDQILLTPHVGELNRMTGKTHNSVQAAYDTLIEYCPQNNVYVLLKSFVSLLVCPDGSSYVWESPNPKLATMGTGDLLSGILARYLSLDLTIPESVQLALSLLDHSKQLEEPYPSAHQILKSLLELL, encoded by the coding sequence ATGAAACAAAAACCCTTATTCACCAACCAAGAATCTAAGGCAATTGATTCTCTTACCACAAAAGAATTAGGGTTTAGTGAAGGGACTCTGATGGGAATGGCTGCCCTTTCTGTTTTTCATGCCAATGAAGATTTATGGAAAACAGCCGAATCCATTTGGATTCTTTGCGGAACAGGAGGCAATGGTGGAGATGGGTATGCCCTCGCTCACACTCTTTTCCAAGAAGGATATTCTGTTCGATGTTTTGCCACTTCACCAAACAAATCAGAGGCGGGGAAGTTCTATGAAACCTTGGTTTCTAAAACTCTGGGTGTCATTGGGAACTTAGATGATTTTTATAAGGAATGGGAAGAGGCAAAAGAAGACTCTGTTTTACTTGTAGATGCCCTTCTAGGAACAGGATTCCAAAACGAACTTTCGGAAGAACTCACAGAACTGATAGAAACCATCAATGATTCCGATGTCTTTTTTTACCGGTTGTCACTCGACAGTCCCAGTGGCTGGAATCCTTACGCTATTGGAAAATCCGAAGAACCAAACACCTTTGTTTATGCCGATTCCATTGAAGAACTGGGAACAAGGAAATGGGAAAACGTAGGGTTTATATATGAAAAAGATGCTATCATTCCTAGATACTATGAATCAATCGGATTTCCCATCCGCACCCACCTAAGTAAGGTTACCTTTTCCAATCGTTATTATTTAGAAGCGGATCCGGAATCTGCCATCCAGATCCTTAAAAGAAAAAACAAAGACCATAAATACAGTGCCGGTTCTGCTTTATTTTATGGAGGTTCTGATGGAATGGAAGGAGCCATCCTCCTTTCGGAACAGGCCTTCTCTAGACTCGGTGGAGGGATTAGTAAAATATTCTCTCCATCTTTAAAAATCAGTTCCTTTGTTTTAAAAGAAGATCTTTCCAAAATGACAAAAACGAGTTCTCTCGCAGAAACTTTAGAAGATCCGTTTTTAAAAAAAACAAAGACCATTGTTGTGGGTCCAGGCCTTACCCAATACCCAAACGATCTAGGTGGATGGAAAGTTCCCGAGGAACTTCGTTTGATTTTAGATGCAGGTGCCATTCCAACAAAAGGCAGTTCCCTTCCGAAGGGAGATCAAATCCTACTCACACCCCATGTCGGAGAACTAAACCGAATGACGGGAAAAACTCATAACTCTGTACAGGCCGCCTACGATACATTAATCGAATACTGCCCACAAAACAATGTTTATGTGCTGCTCAAATCCTTTGTGAGTTTACTCGTTTGTCCTGATGGTTCTTCTTATGTTTGGGAATCACCCAATCCAAAACTAGCCACAATGGGAACTGGAGATTTATTATCAGGAATTTTGGCACGTTACTTAAGTTTGGATTTAACGATCCCAGAATCAGTTCAGTTAGCCTTATCATTACTCGACCATTCTAAACAATTGGAAGAACCATACCCTTCTGCTCACCAAATCCTCAAATCTCTTTTGGAGTTACTTTAG